The Burkholderiales bacterium genome includes a window with the following:
- a CDS encoding (2Fe-2S)-binding protein — MPVLFVNKERVDIAAGVAGDTPLLWILRDSLKLTGTKYGCGVAQCGACTVYLEGAPVRSCQVPLSSLKQGAEITTIEGLKSKEGQAIQAAWVKLDVPQCGYCQSGQVMSAAALLAKNRRPTDADIDQAMAGNLCRCATYVRIRAAIHEAARALA, encoded by the coding sequence TCGTCAACAAGGAGCGCGTCGACATCGCCGCCGGCGTCGCCGGCGACACGCCGCTCCTGTGGATCCTGCGCGATTCGCTGAAGCTCACCGGCACGAAGTACGGTTGCGGCGTGGCGCAGTGCGGCGCCTGCACCGTCTACCTCGAAGGGGCGCCGGTGCGCTCGTGCCAGGTGCCGCTCTCCTCGCTCAAGCAGGGTGCCGAGATCACCACGATCGAGGGCCTGAAGTCGAAGGAAGGCCAGGCGATTCAGGCCGCGTGGGTCAAGCTCGACGTGCCGCAGTGCGGCTACTGCCAGTCGGGCCAGGTCATGAGCGCGGCCGCGCTGCTCGCGAAGAACCGGCGTCCGACCGACGCCGACATCGACCAGGCGATGGCCGGCAACCTGTGCCGCTGCGCCACCTACGTCCGCATCCGCGCTGCGATCCACGAAGCGGCACGCGCGCTGGCGTGA